One region of Miscanthus floridulus cultivar M001 chromosome 19, ASM1932011v1, whole genome shotgun sequence genomic DNA includes:
- the LOC136526628 gene encoding disease resistance RPP8-like protein 3 — MSLSKAIGVIGSINEFGNLFQLVTSAVSYMRSKWNGSQEKQQLKQEDLLQLHSDLRRLTDTLPAMYNLIDRAEWKIHVPSMAQLLPNLKDAVYDAEDLLDEFRWYKLKLEIEGNNDASQISSFIDFFHSVTHGSFNKVTDIQTRLDRLSAQLEKMGMHEATPRFDKSVRPPTTSFRTEPNILGRDKELKEVMRLFGVPAPDHGSSSRCRSTSKRKRTASSAADSTEPIRIPSVPVLPIVGIGGVGKTTLAQGDFETLRATASSQGAWALGARAMQEPWVASRSTPPTPLGRRTMVARKTQVGSSRPTPFLPPVVAGAEGGGVTGGRQGQHRHLRPPPQLLLKLSLGTVSCPARRAVSNVTR; from the exons ATGAGCCTATCCAAGGCTATTGGAGTGATTGGTAGCATCAATGAGTTTGGTAACTTGTTCCAGTTGGTCACATCTGCTGTCTCATATATGCGTTCCAAATGGAATGGATCACAGGAGAAACAACAACTTAAACAAGAAGATCTACTGCAGTTGCATAGTGACCTTCGACGCCTTACTGATACTCTACCGGCAATGTACAACCTCATTGATCGAGCAGAGTGGAAGATCCATGTACCCTCTATGGCACAGCTCCTTCCAAACCTCAAGGATGCAGTGTATGATGCGGAGGACCTTCTGGATGAGTTCAGATGGTATAAGCTGAAGCTGGAAATTGAGGGCAATAACGATGCATCCCAGATCTCTTCTTTCATTGACTTCTTTCACAGTGTCACTCATGGAAGCTTCAACAAAGTGACTGATATACAGACCAGGTTAGATCGTCTTTCTGCCCAGCTTGAGAAGATGGGCATGCATGAGGCAACTCCACGGTTTGACAAATCGGTCAGGCCACCGACCACATCTTTCCGCACTGAGCCAAACATACTTGGTCGAGACAAGGAACTGAAGGAGGTGATGAGATTGTTTGGTGTACCAGCACCAGACCATGGTAGCAGTAGCAGGTGCAGGTCTACTTCCAAACGGAAGAGAACTGCTTCTAGTGCAGCCGATAGTACTGAACCAATAAGGATACCATCTGTTCCTGTTTTGCCAATAGTTGGAATCGGGGGTGTTGGAAAAACTACTTTGGCCCAAG GGGATTTCGAGACATTGCGCGCGACTGCAAGCAGCCAAGGCGCTTGGGCTCTCGGAGCTCGGGCGATGCAAGAGCCATGGGTCGCCAGCCGTAGCACCCCGCCTACTCCGCTGGGGCGGCGGACCATGGTGGCTCGCAAGACTCAGGTAGGGTCAAGCCGGCCAACGCCGTTCCTACCACCGGTGGTCGCCGGCGCCGAAGGCGGAGGCGTCACGGGCGGTCGGCAGGGGCAGCACAGACACCTCCGCCCTCCACCTCAGTTGCTGCTGAAGCTCAGCCTGGGCACGGTGAGCTGTCCAGCGAGACGGGCAGTGTCCAACGTGACCCGTTGA